DNA from Amycolatopsis sp. DSM 110486:
CGGCGGCGTCGGCCCCGCCGGGTCCGGCAGGTCCCAGCCCGCCGGATCGGCGGCCAGCGGGTCCCAGCCGGGAGCGGCGGCGCCCATGGGTTCCGTCGTGGTGTCCGTCATCGTGAAGGCTCCGGTTCCGGGCACGGCCTGGGCCGTCTCATACGCGGGGTACGCGACGACCGGCGCCGGGCGGTTGTCCTGTCCGCGGCTGCGGTGCAGGAGGTAGAGGCTCGCCGAGAGCAGCGCGAACCCGATGAGGCCACCGCCGTCGAACCAGCCGTTGCCGAACGTGAGACCGACCGCCGGGATCAACGCGATGGTGAGCACCACGGCGAACGCCTTCGACATCGTCGAGCGCCCGCGGCCGATCATCGCCTCGAAGCCCGACGTCTCGTCGCCCTCGCTCGGGAACAACAGCCAGCCGAGCAGGTAGAACACCAGCCCGAAGCCGCCGAACACCATCGCCGCGACCAGCGCCACCCGGATCACAACTGGGTCGATGCCGTACCGGTTCCCCAGCCCCGCCGCGACCCCCGCGACCTTGCGCCCCACGTGCGGCCGGCGCGGCCGGCTCACCCAGAAATCCTTCACCGTCTCCTCGAAGCCGTTGAAAGGATTCGACTTCGGGCTCGGCGCCTCATTCGCACCACTCATACGGCAAAGCATGCGCGACCCGCGGCGGCGCCACATCGGGGACGTTCCCTGAGGTTTCCCCTGAGTGCCGCCGGTGTCCGGGGCGTGATCAGGGGCTTCCCCGATGTCAGAACTGTTCGCGGCGTGTGACGATGGACGGCGTGCAGGACTTCCTCGACCTCGGCGCCGCCGGGCAGGTGAGCGACCCGGCCCGGGGGCCGGTGCCGCCTGCCGTCATGACGGCCACCGCGGCTTCCGGCGCCCCGGGGACTTCCGGGACGTCCGGGGCCTCCGAGGTCGCCGGGCAGCCCGGGCGGCCGAAGATGCACCGGCGCCGCAGCGGGCGGGCCGTGGCCGGTGTCGCGGGCGGGCTCGCGGACCACCTCGGCGTGCCCGTGCTGTGGGTGCGCCTGGCGTTCGCGCTGCTCGCGGCCCTCAACGGCGCCGGTTTGCTCGCGTACGGGCTTCTCTGGGTCTTCGTGCCGCAGCAGGCCGAGGACACCGCCGAGGTCGACAGCAAGAAGGCCACGAAGGAACGTCAGCAGGCGTTCGGCCTCATCGCGCTCGGCATCGGTCTCGCCATCGCGAGCGGAACGCTGTCCGGCACCATCCGCGGCTGGGTCGCCGTGCCGCTGGCCATCGCCATGCTCGGCGCGGCCGTGGTCTGGCGCGAGGCCGACGAATCGCAACGCCGGCGCTGGCGCACGGGGGCGCGCGACGGCGTCACGGGCGCGTTCGTGGGCGGCGGCGGCCGCAGCGCCGCGATCATCCGGATCCTCGCCGGCGTGGCACTCGTGGCCACCGGCATCGGGGTCGTCGTCTTCCGCAGCGGCAGCTTCGACCAGGTCAAGTTCGCCCTCATCGCCGTGCTCGCCACGCTGGTCGGCGTGGCCGTGCTGACGATCCCGTTCTGGCTGCGCCTGGTCCGCGACCTCGGCGACGAGCGCCGGGCGCGCATCCGCACCGACGAGCGCGCCGAGATCGCCGCGCACCTGCACGACTCCGTGCTGCAGACGCTCGCCCTGATCCAGCGCCAGTCCGACCAGCCGCACGAGGTCGCGCGGCTGGCGCGCGGCCAGGAGCGCGAGCTGCGCGGCTGGCTCTACGGCCCCGGTGGCTACGGCAAGCCGAGTGACAAGAAGTCGAAGGAGCAGGAAGAAGGCGCCGTCCCGCTGTCCGAGGCGCTCGGCGCCGCGTGCGGCGAGGTCGAGGACACCTTCGCGATCTCCGTCAGCCAGGTCGTGGTCGGCGACGTCGAGATCGACGGACCCCTCACGGCCCTCGTCCAGGCCGCCCGCGAAGCGCTGGTCAACGCGGCCAAGCACGCCGGCGTCGACGAGGTCAGTGTGTACGCCGAGGTCGAACCCACCGAGGTCACGGTCTTCATCCGCGACCGCGGCAAGGGCTTCGACCCCGAGGTGGTCCCCGCCGACCGCCACGGCCTCGCCGACTCGATCCGCGGCCGCATGGAACGTCACGGCGGCACCTGCAGGCTGCGCACCGCGCCGGGCGAGGGCACCGAAGTCCAGCTGGCCATGCCGCTCAAAGCGGCCAAGGGCGCGGCGTGACGTCGCTATGCTCAGGCTGGGCGACAACGAGCGAGGGAGCAGCACGGTGACGGAGACCCAGCGCGAGCCGGTCAAGGTGTTCCTCGTGGACGACCACGCGCTCTTCCGCGCCGGGGTCCGCACGGAGCTCGACTCGATCACCGACGAGGTGCAGGTGGTCGGCGAGGCCGGTTCGGTGGCCGACGCCGTCGCCGGCATCGCGCGCACCAAACCGCAGGTCGTGCTCCTCGACGTGCACATGCCCGACGGTGGTGGCGCCGAGGTGCTGCGCCGCGTGCGCCCGGAGCTGCCCGACGTCGTGTTCCTCGCGCTGTCGGTGTCCGACGCCGCCGAGGACGTGATCGCCGTGATCCGCGGCGGCGCGCGCGGCTACGTCACCAAGACCATCTCGTCGAAGGAGCTCGTGCGCGCGATCGTCCGAGTGGCCGACGGCGATGCCGTGTTCTCCCCGCGCCTGGCCGGTTTCGTGCTCGACGCGTTCGCCGACCGCCCCGGTTCGGCACCGATCAACGACCCCGAGCTCGACCTGCTCACCCCGCGCGAGCGCGACGTCCTGCGCCTGCTCGCGCGCGGCTACGCGTACAAGGAGATCGCGTCGGAGCTGTTCATCTCGGTCAAGACGGTGGAGACGCACGTGTCGAGCGTCCTGCGCAAGACCCAGCTGTCCAACCGCTACGAGCTCTCCCGCTGGGCCTCGGACCGCCGGCTCGTCTAGGCGGCGGGCTCCGCGGCCACCAGCGGCTTCGGGGCCACGGCCTTCTTCCGCTGCACCCGCGTGAGCGCGACGCCGCCCAGCACCACGACCATGCCCGCGATCACGCGGAAGCTCAGCTGCTCGTGCAGGAAGATCGCGCCCAGGGCCACCGACACGATCGGCAGCAGGTACCCGACCACCGACGCCGCGACGGCGCCTTCGCTGGCCAGCAGCTGGTAGTTGAGGGCAAACGCGATCCCGGTCCCGCCGATGCCGAGGATCACCACGGCGAACGCGGCCAGCGGCGTCAGGTGCACCGGCGACAGCCCGCCGAACGGCACCACCAGCACGAGGAACCCGGCGGCGATCATCATCTGCCCGCCCGACAGCGCGTAGGGCGAGTCGCCGGTGTCCGAGAGGTAGCGGCCCTCGTAGACGAACGCGAAGCCGTAGCTCGCCGCCGCCGCGAGGCAGGCCAGCGCGCCCCAGCTCAGCAGGCCGGACGCCTCCCACGGCGCGAAGATCAGCAGGATTCCCGCCAGGCCCACCACAAGTCCGGCCGCGCGCATCGCCGTCATCCGGTGGCGGACCCCGAGGAACGGCGCCACCACGAGCACCCACAGCGGCGTCGTCGAGTTCAGCACGCCGGTGATGCCGGAGTCCACAGTGGTCTCACCGATCGCGAAGAGCAGGAACGGCAACGCGTTGTGGAAGAACGCGGCCACGGTGAGGTGGCGCCACGTGCGCTTGTCCGTCGGCAGCCGGCGGCGACCGAGCCGGCACAGCGCCACGAGCACCACGGCGCCGAGCACCAAGCGCGCCAGCACCAGCTGCACCGGCGAGAACGCCGCGAGCCCCAGCTTGATCCAGAAGAAGCTCGAACCCCACATCAGTGCCAGCGCGGCAATCCTGAGCAAGGTCTTCGTCTCGCCCACCCCGGTTCCTCCTTCTCGGCCGAAGTTCAGCCTGACCCCGCCCAGACGTAAGGACAAGCGAAAATAACTGCAGGAACGCTTAAGCAGAGCTGTAGAATTCGGCCATG
Protein-coding regions in this window:
- a CDS encoding PspC domain-containing protein translates to MTMDGVQDFLDLGAAGQVSDPARGPVPPAVMTATAASGAPGTSGTSGASEVAGQPGRPKMHRRRSGRAVAGVAGGLADHLGVPVLWVRLAFALLAALNGAGLLAYGLLWVFVPQQAEDTAEVDSKKATKERQQAFGLIALGIGLAIASGTLSGTIRGWVAVPLAIAMLGAAVVWREADESQRRRWRTGARDGVTGAFVGGGGRSAAIIRILAGVALVATGIGVVVFRSGSFDQVKFALIAVLATLVGVAVLTIPFWLRLVRDLGDERRARIRTDERAEIAAHLHDSVLQTLALIQRQSDQPHEVARLARGQERELRGWLYGPGGYGKPSDKKSKEQEEGAVPLSEALGAACGEVEDTFAISVSQVVVGDVEIDGPLTALVQAAREALVNAAKHAGVDEVSVYAEVEPTEVTVFIRDRGKGFDPEVVPADRHGLADSIRGRMERHGGTCRLRTAPGEGTEVQLAMPLKAAKGAA
- a CDS encoding response regulator transcription factor, giving the protein MLRLGDNERGSSTVTETQREPVKVFLVDDHALFRAGVRTELDSITDEVQVVGEAGSVADAVAGIARTKPQVVLLDVHMPDGGGAEVLRRVRPELPDVVFLALSVSDAAEDVIAVIRGGARGYVTKTISSKELVRAIVRVADGDAVFSPRLAGFVLDAFADRPGSAPINDPELDLLTPRERDVLRLLARGYAYKEIASELFISVKTVETHVSSVLRKTQLSNRYELSRWASDRRLV
- a CDS encoding DMT family transporter; the protein is MGETKTLLRIAALALMWGSSFFWIKLGLAAFSPVQLVLARLVLGAVVLVALCRLGRRRLPTDKRTWRHLTVAAFFHNALPFLLFAIGETTVDSGITGVLNSTTPLWVLVVAPFLGVRHRMTAMRAAGLVVGLAGILLIFAPWEASGLLSWGALACLAAAASYGFAFVYEGRYLSDTGDSPYALSGGQMMIAAGFLVLVVPFGGLSPVHLTPLAAFAVVILGIGGTGIAFALNYQLLASEGAVAASVVGYLLPIVSVALGAIFLHEQLSFRVIAGMVVVLGGVALTRVQRKKAVAPKPLVAAEPAA